In Gemmatimonadaceae bacterium, the sequence GATGGATCGGCTGATCGCCGAGCACGCTCCACTGCTCAGCGAGGGGAAACTCAGCTTCGGCAACACGGACGCGAACCTCCGCCGCTCGCGAGTCTCATTCCTCGCTCACGAGCAAAAGCACTCGTGGCTCTATCAGCGGCTGTGGGCCGCCGTGCAGGTCTGCAATCCACAGTGCTTCGACGTCGACGTCGTCGGCGTGGAAAACAACGTCCAGGTCGCGCGCTACGACAGCGCCGAGAGTGGCTTCTACGATTGGCACTACGACTTCGGGCCGGCCAAGCCGACGCGCAAGCTGTCGATCTCGGTCCAGCTCTCGAACTCAGAGGAGTACGACGGCGGAGACTTGGAGCTGCTGTACGGCAACGTGCC encodes:
- a CDS encoding 2OG-Fe(II) oxygenase, coding for MSEKELSLFQPYATAQSFLSAEEMDRLIAEHAPLLSEGKLSFGNTDANLRRSRVSFLAHEQKHSWLYQRLWAAVQVCNPQCFDVDVVGVENNVQVARYDSAESGFYDWHYDFGPAKPTRKLSISVQLSNSEEYDGGDLELLYGNVPKQLDRTRGAFIIFPSFMLHRVTPVTRGTRWSLVAWIHGKRWR